A stretch of the Phycodurus eques isolate BA_2022a chromosome 15, UOR_Pequ_1.1, whole genome shotgun sequence genome encodes the following:
- the ved gene encoding ventrally expressed dharma/bozozok antagonist isoform X5 encodes MTIPRRRDRLPRSFRGGFQQRRGRGDVGLRERALALAAAGGPRRRRGEAAAHGLHGGADRQPGASLQEERLPGHAGQGRAVREAPPLRQTDPKLVPEPPHEAEEDGAGRPGARVAGQRRVALCALPRRAAGVPTGGVRPLPLAGVAAPRRLRRRLRSPAARRPVRLGRLAAGLALPIWRRAPSSSPPGGVLPGVPAVLLTAVLSRRPPRTAVPFQVCNILGVFVKVATALFKWQLFLS; translated from the exons CTTCCGAGGCGGATTTCAGCAGCGGCGCGGAAGAGGAGACGTCGGGCTACGAGAGCGAGCGCTCGCTCTCGCCGCCGCCGGCGGCCCGCGACGCCGCCGCGGGGAGGCGGCCGCGCACGGCCTTCACGGCGGAGCAGATCGGCAGCCTGGAGCGAGCCTTCAAGAGGAACGCCTACCTGGGCACGCGGGACAAGGCCGAGCTGTGCGAGAAGCTCCGCCTCTCCGACAAACAG ATCCGAAACTGGTTCCAGAACCGCCGCATGAAGCTGAAGAGGACGGCGCAGGACGCCCTGGCGCACGCGTGGCAGGCCAGCGCCGCGTCGCACTTTGCGCACTACCCCGCCGAGCTGCGGGCGTACCGACCGGCGGCGTACGGCCGCTACCGCTCGCCGGCGTCGCCGCCCCGAGACgcctccgccgccgccttcGCTCGCCCGCCGCACGACGTCCAGTACGCCTCGGTCGCCTTGCCGCTGGACTCGCTCTTCCAATATGGCGCcgcgccccctcctcctctccccctgGCGGGGTCCTACCCGGCGTACCCGCCGTACTACTGACGGCCGTTTTGTCTCGTCGGCCTCCCCGGACGGCGGTGCCGTTCCAGGTGTGCAATATCCTGGGCGTGTTCGTAAAAGTCGCCACGGCCCTCTTCAAATGGCAGCTTTTTTTGTCATAG
- the nudcd3 gene encoding nudC domain-containing protein 3, whose product MSSPLEMTEMYDNALLGILQHVGNIQDFLQVYFGFLYRKTDFYRLLGGPGDKMGFPPGVAEKMVLKTFKMFEKFSEQNRELQKRGAESAAVPPGVPPTVPPAVRELEVTSETTREVESAEAGPGPGPDPIPESEPSGGPRAEQAAAAARSERSGQNSDSYNGAVRDNYQWSQDYNDVEVRVFVPEEVVKGKQVSVTLQSGSVRVCVRAGSAEQTLVEGNFPHKINTENSMWSLEPGKCVALSLNKSSEVWWKCVLEGEEEIDVDRLNRERSMASVDEEEHAVLDRLTFDYHQKLQGKPQSHEMKVHEMLKKGWDAEGSPFKGQQFDPSMFDIPPGAVQF is encoded by the exons ATGTCGTCGCCGCTCGAGATGACGGAAATGTACGACAACGCGCTGCTGGGCATTCTGCAGCATGTCGGAAACATTCAAGACTTTCTGCAGGTCTACTTTGGCTTTTTGTACCGCAAGACCGACTTTTACCGACTCCTCGGCGGGCCCGGCGACAAGATGGGCTTTCCGCCAGGTGTCGCCGAGAAGATGGTCCTGAAG ACgttcaaaatgtttgagaagTTTTCCGAGCAGAACCGCGAGCTGCAGAAGCGAGGGGCCGAGAGCGCGGCGGTACCCCCGGGCGTCCCCCCGACGGTCCCTCCGGCGGTCCGGGAGCTGGAGGTCACGTCGGAGACCACGAGGGAGGTTGAGAGCGCGGAGGCGGGACCGGGACCGGGACCGGATCCCATTCCGGAGTCCGAACCCTCTGGCGGACCTCGGGCCGAGCAGGCGGCTGCGGCGGCCCGCTCGGAGAG GTCCGGTCAGAACTCGGACAGCTACAACGGCGCGGTGCGGGACAACTACCAGTGGTCTCAGGACTACAACGACGTGGAGGTGCGCGTCTTCGTCCCCGAGGAGGTGGTCAAAGGCAAGCAG GTGAGCGTGACTCTGCAGAGCGGcagcgtgcgcgtgtgcgtgcgtgcgggcTCCGCAGAGCAGACGCTGGTGGAGGGAAACTTCCCGCACAAGATCAACACGGAGAATTCGATGTGGAGCCTGGAACCGGGAAAATGCGTCGCG CTGTCGCTGAACAAGTCGTCGGAGGTGTGGTGGAAGTGCGTCCTGGAGGGCGAGGAGGAGATCGACGTGGACCGGCTGAATCGCGAGCGCTCCATGGCCAGCGTGGACGAGGAGGAGCACGCCGTCCTGGACCGGCTCACCTTCGACTACCACCAGAAGCTGCAGGGGAAGCCGCAGAGTCACGAGATG aaggTTCACGAAATGCTGAAGAAGGGTTGGGACGCGGAGGGTTCGCCGTTCAAAGGTCAGCAGTTCGACCCGTCCATGTTCGACATCCCGCCCGGCGCCGTGCAGTTCTGA
- the ved gene encoding ventrally expressed dharma/bozozok antagonist isoform X1, with translation MARAAQLTSDNSTATGAEVIPTAHSSRYTRLYTIVIAVKTCYSCTFTNSYRRKKNIHFVVCYCGDAKWPPHPGTSARRSLWCIAATSRGSTKSLSKTSKKTNKTLWTLTRICVHFQGKGQHFNISKNGNLQTSFGPLDASEADFSSGAEEETSGYESERSLSPPPAARDAAAGRRPRTAFTAEQIGSLERAFKRNAYLGTRDKAELCEKLRLSDKQIRNWFQNRRMKLKRTAQDALAHAWQASAASHFAHYPAELRAYRPAAYGRYRSPASPPRDASAAAFARPPHDVQYASVALPLDSLFQYGAAPPPPLPLAGSYPAYPPYY, from the exons ATGGCGAGAGCTGCGCAATTGACGTCCGACAACTCTACGGCTACTGGCGCAGAAGTGATCCCAACTGCTCATTCGAGCCGTTACACTCGTCTTTATACGATCGTAATCGCGGTAAAGACGTGCTATAGttgcactttcacaaattcgtatcgcaggaaaaaaaacattcattttgttgTCTGCTATTGCGGGGATGCAAAATGGccgcctcatcctggcacttcagcgcGCAGATCTCTCTGGTGTATTGCGGCAACGTCACGAGGCTCGACAAAAAGTTTGTCAAAGacgtcaaaaaaaacaaacaaaactcttTGGACGCTAACGcgcatttgtgttcattttcagGGAAAGGGACAACATTTCAATATATCGAAAAATGGAAATCTGCAAACTTCATTTGGGCCGCTTGATG CTTCCGAGGCGGATTTCAGCAGCGGCGCGGAAGAGGAGACGTCGGGCTACGAGAGCGAGCGCTCGCTCTCGCCGCCGCCGGCGGCCCGCGACGCCGCCGCGGGGAGGCGGCCGCGCACGGCCTTCACGGCGGAGCAGATCGGCAGCCTGGAGCGAGCCTTCAAGAGGAACGCCTACCTGGGCACGCGGGACAAGGCCGAGCTGTGCGAGAAGCTCCGCCTCTCCGACAAACAG ATCCGAAACTGGTTCCAGAACCGCCGCATGAAGCTGAAGAGGACGGCGCAGGACGCCCTGGCGCACGCGTGGCAGGCCAGCGCCGCGTCGCACTTTGCGCACTACCCCGCCGAGCTGCGGGCGTACCGACCGGCGGCGTACGGCCGCTACCGCTCGCCGGCGTCGCCGCCCCGAGACgcctccgccgccgccttcGCTCGCCCGCCGCACGACGTCCAGTACGCCTCGGTCGCCTTGCCGCTGGACTCGCTCTTCCAATATGGCGCcgcgccccctcctcctctccccctgGCGGGGTCCTACCCGGCGTACCCGCCGTACTACTGA
- the mrps24 gene encoding LOW QUALITY PROTEIN: small ribosomal subunit protein uS3m (The sequence of the model RefSeq protein was modified relative to this genomic sequence to represent the inferred CDS: deleted 1 base in 1 codon), with protein MSASLSTAGCWRFLAAVSSSSPPRSRALHVTAVCCKNRAARIRVGKGDRPVTYEQVLKPHHIGHRKGWLSQHTSNLKGEDGAAERTVEDAFVRRLMFGTFHGCLANEVVIKRRGNLLIVCALVLQKLPPQKFYFLIGYAESLLSHFYKCPVKLDVQTLQEKQVYKYL; from the exons ATGTCGGCGTCCTTGAGCACCGCAGGATGCTGGAGGTTCCTG gCTGCAGTGAGCAGCTCGAGTCCTCCCCGAAGCAGAGCTCTTCACGTCACAGCAGTTTGCTGCAAG AACCGAGCGGCTCGCATCCGAGTGGGGAAAGGGGACCGTCCGGTGACCTACGAGCAGGTCCTGAAACCTCACCACATCGGCCACCGCAAAGGATGGCTGTCGCAGCACACGA GTAACCTAAAAGGCGAAGACGGCGCCGCGGAGCGCACGGTGGAGGACGCGTTCGTCCGCCGCTTGATG TTCGGCACCTTCCACGGTTGCCTGGCCAACGAGGTGGTGATCAAGAGGCGCGGCAACCTGCTGATCGTCTGCGCCCTCGTGCTGCAAAAGCTGCCGCCGCAGAAGTTCTACTTCCTGATCGGATACGCCGAGTCGCTGCTGTCGCACTTCTACAAATGTCCCGTCAAGCTGGACGTGCAGACGCTGCAGGAGAAGCAAGTGTACAAGTATCTGTGA
- the gnsb gene encoding glucosamine (N-acetyl)-6-sulfatase (Sanfilippo disease IIID), b gives MLGAGTGAGPLALRVLALAALLTCGARRVRGSNILLIVTDDQDQNLGGMTPMKKTRSLIGDAGATFVNSFTVTPLCCPSRCSILTGRYPHNHLVRNNSLAGNCAGAAWRSGGEAQAFPVFLSKRRYQTFFAGKYLNQYGKKEAGGVGHVPPGWDQWHALVGNSRYYNYSLSRNGVEEKHGDNYTDDYLTDLIAERSLRFLDNRSPQRPFFLMLAPPAPHWPWTAAPQYRKRFDDVKAPRDGSFDKTAKDKHWLLRQPANPMPDGTLAFLDDAYRRRWRTLLSVDDLVEKLVRKLEELKELDDTYVFFTSDNGYHTGQFSLPIDKRQLYEFDIRTPLLVRGPGVKANTTLEAPVLNIDLAPTILDIAGVDVSAADVDGQSFLSLMAPSLRNGSARPFFLVEHTGEGLSSADPACPKLGPGLSQCFPDCVCEDSFNNTYACVRTLDGRDDMQYCEFADSESFVEVYDLSSDPHQLENIVKKVDPAVLETMNQRLIKLQSCRGAGCRALST, from the exons ATGCTCGGTGCCGGTACCGGAGCGGGTCCGCTCGCGCTGCGCGTGCTCGCGCTGGCCGCCCTGCTCACCTGCGGCGCGAGGCGCGTGCGCGGCAGCAACATCCTCCTCATCGTCACCGACGACCAAGACCAAAACCTGGGCGGCATG ACACCAATGAAGAAGACGAGATCTTTGATCGGAGACGCCGGAGCGACCTTCGTCAACTCG tTCACGGTGACGCCGTTGTGCTGCCCGAGCCGCTGCAGCATCCTGACGGGCCGCTACCCTCACAACCACCTGGTGAGGAACAACTCGCTGGCCGGGAACTGCGCCGGCGCGGCGTGGCGGAGCGGAGGCGAGGCCCAGGCGTTCCCCGTTTTCCTCAGCAAGCGCCGCTACCAGACCTTCTTCGCCGGGAAGTACCTCAACCAG TACGGCAAGAAAGAGGCGGGCGGCGTCGGCCATGTTCCGCCAGGCTGGGACCAGTGGCACGCGCTG GTGGGCAACTCTCGCTACTACAACTACAGTCTGTCCCGAAACGGGGTGGAGGAGAAGCACGGCGACAACTACACCGACGACTACCTCACAGATCTCATC GCCGAGCGCTCTCTTCGCTTCCTGGACAACCGCAGCCCTCAGCGACCGTTCTTCTTGATGCTGGCGCCGCCCGCGCCGCACTGGCCCTGGACCGCCGCCCCGCAGTACCGGAAACGCTTCGACGACGTCAAAGCGCCCCGAGACGGAAGCTTCGACAAGACGGCCAAG GACAAACACTGGTTGCTGCGGCAGCCCGCCAACCCCATGCCCGACGGCACGCTGGCCTTCCTGGACGACGCCTACCGCAGGAG GTGGCGGACGCTGCTGTCGGTGGACGACCTGGTGGAGAAGCTGGTGAGGAAGCTGGAGGAGCTGAAGGAGCTCGACGACACGTACGTCTTCTTCACGTCAGACAACGGCTACCACACAG GTCAATTCTCGCTGCCCATCGACAAGCGTCAACTGTACGAGTTCGACATCCGCACGCCGCTGCTGGTCCGCGGTCCCGGCGTCAAAGCCAACACCACGCTCGAG GCTCCCGTGCTGAACATTGACCTGGCGCCGACCATTCTGGACATCGCCGGCGTCGACGTGTCGGCCGCCGACGTGGACGGGCAGTCCTTCCTGTCTCTGATG GCGCCGTCGTTGCGCAACGGCTCCGCGCGCCCTTTCTTCCTGGTGGAGCACACGGGCGAGGGGCTGTCCAGCGCCGACCCCGCCTGCCCCAAACTGGGCCCCGGCCTCTCG CAATGTTTCCCCGACTGCGTGTGCGAGGACTCGTTCAACAACACGTACGCTTGCGTCAGGACGCTGGACGGACGCGACGACATGCAGTACTGCGAGTTCGCCGACAGCGAG TCGTTTGTGGAGGTGTACGACCTGAGCTCGGACCCCCACCAGCTGGAGAACATCGTGAAGAAGGTGGACCCGGCCGTGCTGGAGACCATGAACCAGCGCCTCATCAAGCTCCAGTCGTGCCGGGGCGCAGGATGCCGCGCCCTCTCCACGTGA